The sequence TTATTTGATGTCTtagtaaatttttttattttttattttattttattttttttttttgacgaaAAAACGAATACTCATATATAAAACGAGGTCGTTTTCCAAAGTAAAACTTTTTCAACAGGAGAATACAAAAGGACTCGGGTAAAACAAGAGGGCTCGTGTGTGCCTAAAAAGTAACCAACTAAACAAACAAACTATCTAAAAGCGCGCCTCTCCCTAACATCTCGAACAAACATTACAAACATGTTAACTAAACAAAAACCGAAACATAGACGAAAAATACACGGAACAAAACCCACCGAAGAAACACAAAGACAGACCATAACAATCAACCTCGAGGACCCGCCTTTTTCAATTTTCCATTGACCGTCTCTTTCAACGAGTTTTTCCCGGATCGATTCTCAATCTTATAAGATAACACGTTAGCAGATCCATCGCCAAATTCCGCCAAATTCTGCACATCGCTTGGCGGAGGCAGTGGGTAGAAGGTTTTACTTGTCATACCTTTGAATTAGACTGAGTTTCCTTCCGGGCAGAAGGTTTTACTGACCATACTCTCGAATTGGATCGGGTTTCCTTACGGACAACAGTTAGGAGCAGTTTATTTATGCACCTGACGGAATAAACACGTGCGTGGTTTGGTTCGTGAAAAAACCCTAACCGCTGTTAAAAAAATTCACCATTTCTAAAACTTTCTAAAACTACAAAGGAAAAGCACCCAAACGAGCCTTGAAAACAGTGGAGAATGGATGCACTAATGGCGTCGTACGGTGATACTTCCTCCGATTCGGAATCAGATTCTCAACAGCCGGTTAGCAACGACAACGTCCAATCATTTCCGGCAGCCGTTCTTCCTCCACCGCCGATCGATCTTCTCAATCCTCCCAATTCACTCGGTAACTCCCATATAAACCCTAACAAGTAACATACTTTCATACATAGATACACATTTAGTAATTGATATTTTATTAATCTACACAGCAACAGTTGATTACTTGGAGTGTAATACAGCTAGTAGAATTCGAAGCTTCCCTCATATTCATGGCAATTACGCTTTACATGTTTACATTCCAGGTTTAATTTCTATTTGTTTATCTCTGTTTTCTGCTTGCAATATTTTTCATTTGCTTCTTTTGTTTGTGCTCATACATTTCTTGGTACTAATTTTGCATTGTTTGAAATGCGTAATTTGATAACtgatacttttaaaacatataGGACTACATTGCTTTTGAATGTGTCTTTTAACTATTATATGGTGTCACTTTAAATGCTAAATTGAACTCAGTTTGTTTCTAGATTTTAAGTTAAAAAATTTAACTGTTTGATAATCTGTTAGAGTATCACATTTTGgttttttaatttaaataattattctGTGGATGTGACAGTCATTATACCATCTGAAAGAAAGAAGGAGCTGGCTCAGTTTTTGAAAAAAGCTACGTCCCTTGTACCAGGTCTTCATGTTGTGGATATCGATGTTCCATTACACGTGCTGGTAAAAGATGAAGAGAAGCTAATACAAGCTGCACTCGGGAGGGAATTTCACATGAGTCTTGGAAGAACTGTACCCATACGTGTGCATCAAATAGACTCGGTGGTTGCGATGCTACGTCAGAGGCTTCAGTTTCAGAAACGGTTTGAACATACCCTTTATTAACTGTTTCATACAAAGCAATGTTAACTTGAGTTGGTAATATGGGCAGGTTAGCTAACAGTTCATACGAGTCAAAATTTAAATGCTCTTGGCGTGGTCGGGTTGACCCACAAATATTTGATTTTCCTATTTTAAATTTATGTGTTAATCAGAATAACAAAACCAATGCTTCTTACTGCAATGAGATGTATTTAGGAGGTTCTATTAGTTTTAAGTAGACTGTCGGTGTATTTAGGAGGTTGTATTAGTTTTAAATAGAGTTTAAGACTTTACTTAAAAATGCCTCCTCTGCATTTGATCTTCTTTAACCCTCTGATTTGGATTTTGTTCATCACCCAATCTTTCGAATTTGTATTTGATGCTGATGGATACAGGTTTCTGATTGATTTTAATAAATGGGAGGTTTTTGTGAATGATGATCTGACACGCACATTTCTTTCAATCGAAAATTTAACAGTAGGCTTAGTTGAGGTATGctgtttccttcttcttcttcttcttcttcttttttttttttttttttttttttttttgtcattgtTTGATACTATTATCTACACTAGAACCTAACTGCTGTAGTAAGAAGATGTGACCCTTACTCGCAATGCACTGTTGTATTCAGATAACGAAACAGATTCAATCAGTCAATGATGTTTATAAGTTGCACAATCTTCCTGAATTCTACAAGGTTAGTGTTCCTAGAGAATCGTGGTTTGATGCTAGCTGAATGCTTGTTAAGTTTCTTACTTATTCCATGTGTCAGAAACATAACATTAATATTTTCAACAGGTGGTATTTTTGACCCATTTCTCCTATACATGCATTAATTTGGGTTGTTTGTTATCTCAAACTGCAGAGCCACATAATTATTGCGTTAACTATTTTTTCAAATAAACTAAAAATGGTAGAATGATAATTATGGGTCAACCCAATTTACCCGGCTCATTTCAGTGCATATAAAATGGCATGTTACTCGACtcacccattttgccacctctatTTGTTAATGTCAAAGCGATTAGTTTCTAGCTTAAAGATGGATTAATTCTACTGTGAATAAGTTTGACCTTATAATTCATTATTGTGTTTCCtagtttatttataaataaaagaaattatgtAACAGGATCCTCGACCTCATATATCTATAGCCTGGGCAGTAGGTGACATCAGCCAATCTTTAAAGAGAGTAGTTGAAGGAGAAATGAAGAAATATGTTAATGTTGGAGGATCGTCAACCAGAAGTATGTTTACCTGCAGATTCGGTAACATCGTATGTAAAATTGGCAATAAAACTTATAATATATGTGGATCTCCAGGACAATGAACACTTAACTTATAATGCACATATCTTGAGAACCATGtgcagttttaaaaaaaatttctccTCCATGTAACATTagcatctatatctatatatatatatatatatatatatatatatatatatatattatatttcgaCAATGAGATTTATTAGGTTTTGTTGCATATAGTATTTGATGCATTTTTTATATAATGATGGATATATTTAGTAGGTACTTTTGGGAATGTACCCACCTGATACCTCTTAGGAGTTAGGAAGAGTTATTAGGGTTATCCATTTCATTGATGTATAGATTAACATGAAGAACAACCATTTTCCGCTTTATTTTAAGCTAAATTTGATCTCTATCATGAAAGTTCGCATTTACTAGTGGTAGTATATTCAGTTCATTTGATCATCCTATATCCAGTTTTTCTTATTTTCGTTAAATATTTATTGCAATAGTTTTATGGTTACAAAAAcgatatctatagttaatattaaaatcctataatgatgatgtcattattaggttaattcctttgataagaaataataaaaaagaaaaagaaaaaaatctaagcattgtGGGTGATgtaattaatctaaataattttgaattaaaattaaatcttattaattaattattattattaaatcttattaataattattttaattattaaaattaaataattttgaattattttaattaattattttgaattgagtataagaaggtataaaagctaagcacaaggaaaccaattctaaatttatattttaatttacgcttttaaaataaaatgacaaccaatattatctcttatgattggatgtggattgtttaatatgcattttaggtgtttgatgaaatgttcagctgacgagtttcttagtcggactctgtgattccacgggtcattaaactaaataactttagcatttgcgttcatttaatacctaaaatatataattaaatggtttcgtttaaacaaacccgtggtccacgggtcatttcactgcattacaacataaataaATCTATTAGTGATTTAGGAGGTTATATGAGTAAATATACACcgaaaagtatataaaaatatattcctGGTCAATAAATAATTCTTTTAGCTATTTATTACTCGACCAGTTAGGGCTAAAACACAAATTTCCATCATGAAGTAAACGGGTTTAAAAATAACCGCTCTGCTTCGTATTGAAAAATTACTCTGCTTTTATTGAGAAAAATAACCGCTCCCTACATTACAGCACCAGTTCCACAGCAAGCCTTGCTGCAAAACTGATTGTTAAGTATTACTAAATTATTACTATCAAACTTCGTATTTATGGTTTCTAAGAAATTTTCCctgaatattacggagtatattaaaTCTACGTGTCATACGAATAATTCAAGTAATGTATTTTTATGGTGtgttgattcgtacaccacctgtTTTTAGCCGTACATCACCAAAGATGTTTTAAAGTGTTGTATTGTACAATACTATAAAACATGTTTGGTGGTATACGACTAAAAAAAGGCGGTGTACGAATCGCTTCCCATTTTTATGACGTACATGGTCTACGTCACTCTTAAAAAAGTCTTGGTCGTCGTGGAAAAGTATATAGATATATCATCTCTTTTGGTGGGTGAGAAATTTAGGTTTGATTAGATTGAGCACAACGTCTTTACCACACAAGTTGCAACAACATCGTACGTACTGATGATTTGATATTCAGCAATGATAAATATCTGAGCTGATATTAACATAATTAAAAGTATGCAtactttatttatttaaacatgaaATATATGGAGTATAATTTAATTTATGTTTGATTTTTATACGAGTAAATTATACCCCCAATCCTTAGGAGTTACAAGAAATCACATCCGCTTTTATCACTTATAAATTATTTCAATTGTGTCTGGTTAGATGGAGCACAATGTTATTACCGCACAAATTCCAACAACATCGAACGATACTCTAATCCCATGAAACAAATACAACTACTGTAGTCTGAATTTGATATTTAGGGCTGGATTTTAAAGCGTGTAAAGTGTGCACTTAGATAGCCAAAATCTAAAGCAGTCATAAAAATATGTAATACTCCGTACaacaatatacatgtatctatgttTCATGTATTTATAAGATTTTGAAAATTAAAAAAATAGTATCTATATaaggtttatttatttatatggtTTTGATATTATGTTTTTTTACAATCGTTGTATTAATTGATGctagtacttattatatatatatatatatatatatatatatatatatatatatacagggccggtcaaactttggtcaaaattTTTGCATGCCCCGGGCGAAATGATTATAAAATGCCCCCAACAGTTACACAAACATATATCTTTAGGAGATTTAAACTATGAGTATTAATAAATTTTTTCGAAATGATGCCCCTAACCGCGTGATGCCCAGGGCCGTCGCCCGCTTCGCCCATAGCCTTAGCCggccttgtatatatatatatatatatatatattttttttatcattgaatttaattttatatatatgaaaaaaaATTCTTATACAAACACCTACCTTTTTACTTATTAAACATGGCTCATCAAATCAATATGACAGCACGTCTATATTTAGCGATCATAAATATCTTAACTCAAAGTAACAAAGATCACCTTTTTGGAGAaggggaaattttttttttttttttttttaatctttttttcaagcattaagattacatgaaaatatgaacattttttttgaaaggcgaaaatataaacatttaaaaagaACACTTTGtgataatgttattattttggctagAAAACATTCGAagaaataaataataacattcattgcaatgaatgttttgctttTGATTATTTTTTTTTGGTTTAAAAATTAGGATTTATAAattaggggttaaaaattagggtttagaaattagggttttgagtttagaaattagagtttagattgaatttttaacacgaacgatttagagtttagggtttagggtttagggtttagggttttgagtttagggtttagagtttagggtttagggtttagggttttgtgttttgggtttagggactaaatcctaaactctaaatcgggctaaatcttgaaaaaaacttcacatatgatGGGAAAAAGcgctcgaagaataacattcaGAAATAACATTACGAATGATGCATGTTATCAGTTTTTTTTTAGGATTTTCCCgttaaaataataacattcattacaaagtgtcccttttaaatgtttatattttcatgtgTTCTTAATGTTGGAAAAAAAAtcgataaaacagaaaaataaaataattaattttacTTCCCTTTTGctcaaaaaagtgtttccctcttaattatgactatatatatatataactagtttTATGAGTTCGTGCGTTACACGGCAGTTGTataaattagtattaatactatcaaatgtataatactattaaaattaaaaaaaatcatttGTTATTGATAACATTTGTATTGAAAGCATTAATATTGAATACTACGCATAGATTCTAAGCCGTCCATTGaaatcattttaacttcaattgacaaataatCCATAAAACACTAAACATAAGCCGTAAAAAATTGTTTTAGATATGatcgttaataataatatttatgtacatCTATAATAGTATATGTTTTTAATACAAACTAATTACATTATTTCAAAATCTTATTGTTGATATAACTATACActtatattataataaaacgaactatatgtatattttatcatatactcTTATTATAATTGTATTAACAAATATTACTTTTtaatcaataatatatatatatatatatatatatatatatatatatatatatatatatatatatatatatatattataaatatgataatatataatatatttgtattattttattataaatataataagataaaacttaatataattttaaataatataactatattaacaaAAAAATTTAAAGGCAAAAGATCTTATTTTTTGCCTTTAAAAAATATGTAATGTAGCCTATATAGTAGGAATTAATATTCatcaaaatataatttttttttgtaaaaataaataGTGTAATGTGAAGCTGACATGTAATTAGTAGATAACATGTAGCATTGTAAAATGTAGAGTTGACATGTGATAGTATTTAACTAAAAGTTAATATGTAGGATTATTATCATGtattttatataatgtatagatgtattttatatataatgtatatagatagatagatataataGA comes from Rutidosis leptorrhynchoides isolate AG116_Rl617_1_P2 chromosome 4, CSIRO_AGI_Rlap_v1, whole genome shotgun sequence and encodes:
- the LOC139839942 gene encoding uncharacterized protein — encoded protein: MDALMASYGDTSSDSESDSQQPVSNDNVQSFPAAVLPPPPIDLLNPPNSLATVDYLECNTASRIRSFPHIHGNYALHVYIPVIIPSERKKELAQFLKKATSLVPGLHVVDIDVPLHVLVKDEEKLIQAALGREFHMSLGRTVPIRVHQIDSVVAMLRQRLQFQKRFLIDFNKWEVFVNDDLTRTFLSIENLTVGLVEITKQIQSVNDVYKLHNLPEFYKDPRPHISIAWAVGDISQSLKRVVEGEMKKYVNVGGSSTRSMFTCRFGNIVCKIGNKTYNICGSPGQ